TATTTACTGACGCGGGAAAACTGCAACAGCATGTTCTTGGTATCAACCGCCGGAACCTTGATTATATTTATAAATCCAATAAACGTAAACATTTCCCTATTGCCGACGATAAAGTGTTGACAAAAGAATATTTGCATAAGCTTAATGTGCCCGTCCCGGAAACGTTTTACGTGATCCGCGGGATGGGTGACATCAGGAAATACTGGCCGGAACTCAGCGCTGGTAAACCCGAGTTTGTAATTAAACCGGCAAAAGGGCGTGCGGGGGGAGGGATACTGGTCTTACGTAAAAACGGGGAGTGTTGGGAAACACCGTCAGGTGTTAAGTACAACGGTAACCAAATAAAAAAACAGATGGCAGATATTTTGTTTGGTATCCACTCGTTTGGGTTGACAGACAAGGTACTGGTTGAATCACGGGTTGTACTCCACCACTCGCTGCGCACGATATATCCTGACGGTATGGCGGACATCCGTGTGATTGTTTATAATGACATACCTAAGATGTCAATGCTGCGGATGTCAACACTGGAGTCTGGTGGCCGCGCGAACCTAAGCCAGGGCGCAATAGGTATTGGGATTGATCTTAAAACAGGAGAATTGTTGGATGGCTACGATGTTAAAGGGTATATAACAAAACATCCCGATAGTAAGGTAGAGTTTAAAGGAATGCGTATACCGTTTTGGGCAGATATCATTGATATCAGTACAAGGACAAGTAGGGCAGTACCGCTTAACTACCTTGGGATTGATGTTATTATCGACGATACCCGTGGACCGGTAGTAATGGAAATCAATGCACGGCCGGGTTTGGAAATCCAGAACGTCAACCGTTGCGGGTTAAAATCCGTATTGGAAAACGGGTAATTATTTATGCAAAATAAAATATGGGCGTATCTCCGCGAAAGTTTTGTGCCGATATTAGCTGTATTATTCGTGATTGTCGGCATAATTCTGTACCTCCAGAAAATTGCGGTAGATCTTAGTAATAAACCAACTGTAGTGGTAATCACCAACCAGCAACCTGGCCAAGGGGTAAGTTATAGCGTAAACGACCAGGATGGTGATACTGACCCGCAGGTAGAGTATGGGCAGGAGTTTGAAGCTAACCCCGTGTTTAAACAAGCGAGAACGTATTACGCTGACAAAAAATACGAATCCGCGGGGAAACTGATATCAGCGTTACTGAAAAAAGATGGTGCAAACCCGTACCTCCTGAACTACCTCGGTGTGATTGAACTGCACATGAAACAGTATGATACGGCAAAAGAAAAGTTTGTAAAGGTATCCAAACTTGCGCCGTCCTATGCGCCGGTATTTGTAAACCTCGGGTTGTTATATACAGGTCAAAATCAGTTCACTGACGCGGAAAATTCTTACCGCAGCGCGATAGCGTTACGTCCGAACTATGCTGTTGCATATTACGATCTTGCAGCGTTGTATGTAAAACAAAAAAATACGCGGGACGCGGAGAAAATGTTTGTTAAAACAGTAGAGCTTAGCAGCGGGAGGTTACAATCGTTTGCATATAATAACCTCGGAGTATTGGCTGCTGATGCAAAAAATATGAAAACTGCGGAACGGTATTACAATATGGCAATTAATCTCAAACCTGACTACATAGCGCCTCGGATGAACCTCGCATCGTTATTACCGGACTCAGTAGGGAATAGAAAGAAAAAAGAGGAAATCTATAAAAAAGTTTTGAAGTTAAAACCCGACTACGCGCCGGCGTACTACAATCTCGGCGTACTATACAAAAACGAAGGACGCGCTAGGCAGTCGGAAGAGTTTTATAAACAAGCGCTTAAATATTTCCCTGAGTATCGCAGCGCTAAGTATAATCTAGGGATGTTGTATATTGACCAGGGAAAAACTGTATTAGCAGAAGAATTGTTCCAGTCGCTTGTGAATAAAGATACCGCTGCACCTGAAGATTTGTTTAACCTCGCGAAAGTTTTTCATGCGAAAAAGGATTATGTAAAAGCCATTGAGTTTTATAACAAAGCTATAACAATGTTGAACGGTAATTATCCTGAAGCTTTGGTTAACCTAGGGGTGGTATACAAAGCGATGAAGAAGCCAAAAGACGCTGTGGTATATTACCAAAAAGCGTTGAAGTACAAACCTGATTATTATACTGCGTACTATAACATGGGCATCGCGTATTTAGATGATAATAACGCGGATACCGCGCTGGACTGTTTTGTTTCAGCAGCAAAGTATAAGCCCGATTATATCGAAGCGTGGTATAACAGCGGCGTGATTTACGCGAAAAAGGGACAGTTTGATGACGCAGAGAAGTGTTACCGCAAAGTGTTGGAATATGACACAAAGCATTTGAAAGCGTTGATGAACCTCGCTGTTATCAAGGCAAAGAAAAACGATTATACCGGTGCAATAAAGGAATATGAAAACGTACTGAAACTGTACCCTGGCTATGCCTCCGCGTGGTTTAACATGGGTTTGGCATATAAAAAAGTTGGTGACACAGAGAAAGCAATTGCAGCGTATACTAAAGCAATAGAGTACGATCCTGCACATACTGCTGCAAAAAATAATTTGGGATCATTACTCAGCAACAAAGGCGATACTGCAAAAGCGGTAGTTATGTATGAGAAAGCGTTGGAGGAAACCCCGAATGATTACTCTTTACGCTTCAACTATGCGTTGCAGATATTTAAGCTTGGGAAGAAAGAGGATGCAAGGAAAGAGTACGAAAAAGTTACGCGGGTTGCGCCGAAGTTCGTAAAAGGATGGCTGGGATTAGCTGAAGTATCCGATGATTTGAGAGATCATAAAGCTGCATTAACTGCTTTAGAAACAGCGTCGAGCCTTGATCCCGCAGATTTTCTTGTGGTATACGAAATTGGCAGGCAGTACCATAAACTTAACGATTTGAATAGCGCAATGGAGTATTACCGTAAGTCCATACCGGAGCTTCCCAAAAACCCGTGGCCGGTATACTGGCTGGGGAAAGCGTATAATGAACAAAATAATGTAGGCGAAGCCGAGAAATATTATCGTGCTGCGTTGGTAATAAACCAGAATCATGAGTTTAGCTTATTACGGCTCGCACAACTTGATGAAGCTAAAGGGTTAACCTCACAAGCAGCGGAACTTTATAAAAAAGTGCTGGAATTGAATCCAAATAATAAAAGCGCAAAGGCTGCAATGAGTAAATTAAAATGACAACCGTGCAATATCGCGGCATTACAATAGTATACATAGTAGTGTTATTATTAATAAGCTCATCCGCCTTTGCTGCAAAAACGAAAATAGTTAATAAAAAGGCTGATACCAATGTATTAAAGTTCGAACCTTTTGTGGATATAAGGTTTGGCGATGAAAGTAATGTGCATCGCAGTCCTGAGAAAAACTCAACCGGCATAATATTTCCACAAAATGATGTTTTCTATACCTACAAATATGAGTTAAAACTAAGGAAGTATTGGGGTGATAATAAACTTAAAATAGAGTATACGGGGTACGCAAGTAAATACTCTTCATTTTCTGTAGTGAATGAAGATAAAAATGAGCTAAGTATTGAATTTAGGAAAACTTTGGATAAAAAGTTACGGTTTTATGTTGTTGCGGATTTTGATAACAACCGTGACCGCGGAACTAACATTCTTGGTGAAGCTTTACAAACAATTTATGCATACAAACAAATTGGTATAAAACCTAGGATAGATTATCAGTATTCAAAAAGCTTAGAATTCAGTGCGGTATATGATACACTAACTAAAGATTATGACGACACTCCGGGAATTATGTCGTTGGATTACCAGGAAAACAAGGGAAGTGTTGAGGCGATATACAAATCTTTAAGGTTCATATACGAATATTCGAAACGTAAGTATAGTAAGTACCTTGCAAGCGATGAAAATGGGAAAGAGCTTAATACCAACCCTATCCGCGAATGGGACTACCATACTGGCAATCTAG
This is a stretch of genomic DNA from Elusimicrobiota bacterium. It encodes these proteins:
- a CDS encoding sugar-transfer associated ATP-grasp domain-containing protein, with protein sequence MRNIFTDAGKLQQHVLGINRRNLDYIYKSNKRKHFPIADDKVLTKEYLHKLNVPVPETFYVIRGMGDIRKYWPELSAGKPEFVIKPAKGRAGGGILVLRKNGECWETPSGVKYNGNQIKKQMADILFGIHSFGLTDKVLVESRVVLHHSLRTIYPDGMADIRVIVYNDIPKMSMLRMSTLESGGRANLSQGAIGIGIDLKTGELLDGYDVKGYITKHPDSKVEFKGMRIPFWADIIDISTRTSRAVPLNYLGIDVIIDDTRGPVVMEINARPGLEIQNVNRCGLKSVLENG
- a CDS encoding tetratricopeptide repeat protein; protein product: MQNKIWAYLRESFVPILAVLFVIVGIILYLQKIAVDLSNKPTVVVITNQQPGQGVSYSVNDQDGDTDPQVEYGQEFEANPVFKQARTYYADKKYESAGKLISALLKKDGANPYLLNYLGVIELHMKQYDTAKEKFVKVSKLAPSYAPVFVNLGLLYTGQNQFTDAENSYRSAIALRPNYAVAYYDLAALYVKQKNTRDAEKMFVKTVELSSGRLQSFAYNNLGVLAADAKNMKTAERYYNMAINLKPDYIAPRMNLASLLPDSVGNRKKKEEIYKKVLKLKPDYAPAYYNLGVLYKNEGRARQSEEFYKQALKYFPEYRSAKYNLGMLYIDQGKTVLAEELFQSLVNKDTAAPEDLFNLAKVFHAKKDYVKAIEFYNKAITMLNGNYPEALVNLGVVYKAMKKPKDAVVYYQKALKYKPDYYTAYYNMGIAYLDDNNADTALDCFVSAAKYKPDYIEAWYNSGVIYAKKGQFDDAEKCYRKVLEYDTKHLKALMNLAVIKAKKNDYTGAIKEYENVLKLYPGYASAWFNMGLAYKKVGDTEKAIAAYTKAIEYDPAHTAAKNNLGSLLSNKGDTAKAVVMYEKALEETPNDYSLRFNYALQIFKLGKKEDARKEYEKVTRVAPKFVKGWLGLAEVSDDLRDHKAALTALETASSLDPADFLVVYEIGRQYHKLNDLNSAMEYYRKSIPELPKNPWPVYWLGKAYNEQNNVGEAEKYYRAALVINQNHEFSLLRLAQLDEAKGLTSQAAELYKKVLELNPNNKSAKAAMSKLK